The Solanum lycopersicum chromosome 6, SLM_r2.1 genome has a window encoding:
- the LOC101246636 gene encoding autophagy-related protein 18d, translated as MTTLSSLNSSTVSPSGGTISPAAFGTYESPMPGDSHSGHSEPAITDNDETELHFVSWNQDYSCFAAGTSRGFRVYNCDPFKETFRRDLKSGGFGIVEMLFRCNILALVGAKANTQYPPNKVIIWDDHQSRCIGEFSFRSEVRAVKLRRDCIVVVLEHKIYVYNFMDLKLLHQIETVANPRGLCCLSHQLSTSVLACPGLRRGQVRVEHFGLNMTKLIKAHDSQIACLTLTIDGLLLATASTRGTLIRLFNTIDGTQLQEVRRGVDRADICSIALSPNVQWLVVSSDKGTIHVYSLRVRVVGEDASADAAVRTPTLLCQNSSSSLDALISPSTGANPGSSLSFMKGVLPKYFSSEWSFAQFHLPECTQYIAAFGSQNTIITAGTDGSFYRCSFDPVNGGEMVQQEYVRFLKTESRPR; from the exons ATGACTACGCTATCATCCCTCAATAGTTCAACTGTTTCACCTTCTGGAGGGACAATTTCTCCAGCAGCCTTTGGGACATATGAATCTCCCATGCCTGGGGACTCTCATTCTGGCCATTCTGAACCGGCGATCACTGATAATGATGAAACAGAGCTACACTTTGTATCATGGAATCAGGATTACAGTTGCTTTGCTGCTGGCACAAGTCGTGGCTTTCGTGTGTATAACTGTGATCCTTTCAAAGAGACTTTCAGACGTGATCTGAAAAGTGGTGGATTTGGAATAGTGGAGATGCTGTTCCGATGCAATATTTTAGCACTTGTGGGTGCCAAGGCCAACACTCAATACCCACCTAATAAAGTTATTATATGGGATGATCATCAAAGCCGGTGCATAGGCGAATTTTCATTTAGGTCCGAGGTTCGTGCAGTGAAACTAAGACGGGATTGTATTGTTGTAGTTCTTGAGCACAAGATATATGTCTACAACTTTATGGATCTGAAGCTTCTTCATCAGATAGAGACTGTGGCCAATCCTAGGGGACTTTGCTGCCTCTCACACCAGTTAAGTACATCTGTATTGGCTTGCCCAGGCCTTCGAAGAGGACAGGTCCGGGTTGAACATTTTGGCCTGAATATGACAAAATTAATCAAGGCACATGATTCCCAGATAGCATGCCTAACCTTGACAATTGATGGGCTGCTTCTTGCAACAGCAAGCACTCGGGGAACTTTGATAAGACTCTTCAACACCATTGATGGGACTCAGTTGCAAGAG GTGCGTAGAGGGGTTGACAGAGCGGATATCTGTAGTATTGCTCTATCACCAAATGTTCAGTGGTTGGTCGTCTCGAGCGACAAAGGTACTATCCATGTATACAGCCTTAGAGTACGTGTTGTTGGAGAGGATGCTTCAGCTGATGCTGCTGTTAGAACTCCAACATTGTTGTGTCAGAATTCATCATCTTCTCTTGATGCACTTATTTCTCCAAGTACTGGAGCCAACCCTGGTTCATCACTGTCTTTCATGAAAG GAGTTCTGCCAAAATACTTTAGCTCTGAATGGTCATTTGCTCAATTTCATTTGCCAGAATGTACCCAGTACATTGCTGCATTTGGTTCTCAGAACACCATTATAACTGCTGGCACTGATGGAAG TTTCTATAGGTGCAGCTTCGATCCTGTGAATGGAGGAGAAATGGTACAGCAGGAATATGTCCGCTTTCTGAAAACAGAAAGTAGGCCGAGATAG